In one window of Vallitalea okinawensis DNA:
- a CDS encoding stage III sporulation protein AE codes for MRHTRWIILIILFLSCFSIEANASDIDTILEEQMAIIDFEEIDAVLGQDYIWDYFNVANFQELLTQLIKGELDFSLISFMEHFLNTFLKELNALGILMGEIIVLAVMSQILKNIDVSFKKTAVGEMGFYVVYVTLILILFKSFDVVIDLVTGTINELYALMESILPTMLMLVMVSGNITAGTAQGTAVLFTLEVLVNIIKTYILPIIYFIVILELINNISKQDILSHLLSFVKVVINKALKYTIVVFSLIMSVTNIIPNMVDGIINKGAKYAMSSIPVVGTALSGVVDTVLNCSVLIKNSVGIGAIIIILIMCIIPVIKLLAIYFIYKISASLVQPLADERIVKGLSGIGDYSGMLLGVLITVMVLFIASITILVTTTNMTMMMR; via the coding sequence ATGAGACATACGAGGTGGATAATTCTGATTATCCTATTTCTTAGTTGCTTTTCTATTGAAGCCAATGCAAGTGACATCGACACCATATTAGAGGAACAAATGGCTATCATTGATTTTGAAGAAATTGATGCAGTATTAGGGCAAGATTATATATGGGACTATTTTAACGTTGCTAATTTTCAGGAATTATTGACTCAGTTGATTAAAGGAGAACTTGACTTTTCATTGATATCTTTTATGGAACATTTTCTTAACACATTTCTTAAAGAATTGAATGCATTGGGTATTTTGATGGGCGAGATTATCGTGCTGGCTGTTATGAGCCAGATACTTAAAAACATAGATGTTTCATTTAAGAAGACTGCTGTTGGAGAAATGGGCTTTTACGTTGTTTATGTAACCTTAATATTAATTCTCTTTAAGTCTTTTGATGTCGTTATTGATTTGGTTACAGGAACCATTAATGAGTTATATGCTTTGATGGAAAGTATATTACCAACAATGTTAATGCTGGTTATGGTAAGCGGTAATATTACAGCTGGGACAGCTCAAGGTACAGCTGTCTTATTCACACTTGAAGTATTAGTCAATATCATCAAAACATATATCCTTCCAATTATTTACTTCATAGTGATCCTAGAGTTAATTAATAATATTTCCAAACAAGATATACTTAGTCATCTTTTAAGTTTTGTGAAGGTTGTCATTAACAAAGCCTTAAAATACACTATCGTAGTTTTTTCACTTATTATGAGTGTGACCAACATTATACCTAATATGGTTGATGGGATTATTAATAAGGGAGCAAAATATGCCATGAGTTCTATACCGGTAGTTGGTACGGCTTTATCAGGAGTGGTAGATACTGTACTCAATTGCTCCGTTCTTATAAAAAATTCTGTAGGTATAGGAGCTATCATCATCATTCTAATAATGTGTATCATACCAGTCATAAAACTGCTGGCCATTTATTTTATTTATAAAATTAGTGCTTCATTGGTACAGCCTTTAGCAGATGAACGAATTGTAAAAGGACTTTCTGGCATAGGTGATTACAGTGGTATGTTATTAGGGGTGTTAATCACAGTCATGGTTTTATTTATTGCTTCTATAACAATCCTAGTAACAACAACCAATATGACTATGATGATGAGGTAG
- the spoIIIAF gene encoding stage III sporulation protein AF, which translates to MVGWLKTWVYNIAVFIIFISIIELIMPNQKYKKYIKLILGLIFILVIIEPFFSIMGLDNYLTMSTMNSNLLIQQENVKTGLDHYNDKQKAIVREQYEMMVLDQIEIVLNSNNIKLFKGKIEFYEDDEQYGEIKNMELTIGESSVEAGEDEQIVEPILIDSVDINGSKEPTQHQDILLENKVKGILVDYYKINKDTIKIHIYETKKVGD; encoded by the coding sequence GTGGTAGGATGGTTAAAAACATGGGTTTATAACATTGCAGTATTCATCATTTTTATTTCTATTATCGAGTTGATCATGCCCAATCAGAAATATAAAAAGTACATTAAGTTAATACTAGGTCTGATATTTATATTAGTGATCATAGAGCCTTTCTTTTCCATAATGGGATTAGATAATTACTTAACGATGAGTACGATGAATAGCAATTTGCTGATCCAACAGGAAAATGTGAAAACTGGCTTAGATCATTATAACGATAAGCAAAAAGCGATCGTAAGAGAGCAATATGAAATGATGGTTCTTGACCAAATAGAGATAGTATTAAACAGTAATAATATAAAGTTATTCAAAGGTAAAATTGAATTTTATGAAGATGATGAACAGTATGGTGAAATTAAGAATATGGAATTGACAATTGGAGAATCATCAGTTGAAGCAGGTGAAGACGAGCAAATTGTTGAACCTATTCTTATAGATTCTGTTGACATAAATGGATCAAAAGAACCTACTCAACATCAAGATATACTTCTTGAAAATAAGGTAAAGGGTATCTTAGTTGATTACTATAAAATCAATAAAGATACGATTAAGATACATATATATGAAACCAAAAAGGTGGGAGATTGA